Proteins co-encoded in one bacterium genomic window:
- the rpsQ gene encoding 30S ribosomal protein S17 codes for MIEDKEQTTPNEEQEVSVTEVETPVVEEVVPVAKVVKPKAAPKAKKVVAKSTKSDKSETAPSVVETKSEARGSRKVRVGRVVSNRMDKTAVVAVERLMRHPIYGKIIRRTEKFKAHDEANDCSIGDLVQIMETKPFSREKHWRIVRIVEKVK; via the coding sequence ATGATCGAGGATAAAGAGCAAACTACACCTAACGAGGAACAGGAAGTATCTGTGACGGAAGTAGAGACGCCTGTTGTTGAAGAAGTAGTGCCTGTGGCTAAAGTAGTAAAGCCAAAAGCGGCGCCTAAAGCAAAGAAAGTAGTGGCTAAATCTACTAAGTCAGATAAGTCAGAAACGGCTCCGTCCGTTGTCGAAACAAAGTCTGAAGCAAGAGGTAGTCGAAAAGTCCGTGTCGGTCGTGTTGTTAGCAACCGAATGGATAAAACGGCTGTTGTTGCGGTTGAGCGATTGATGCGACACCCGATATACGGCAAAATTATCCGCCGTACAGAGAAGTTTAAAGCTCATGATGAAGCCAATGATTGCAGTATCGGCGACTTGGTCCAGATTATGGAGACTAAACCTTTTAGCCGTGAGAAGCATTGGCGCATCGTACGAATTGTTGAAAAAGTGAAGTAG
- the rplN gene encoding 50S ribosomal protein L14 translates to MIQPYTRLRVADNSGAREILCIRVMKGSAARYGNVGDIIVGAVKVATPNMPVKKSEVVKAVIVRTKSSNRRIDGSTVRFDDNACVLITPQLEPRGTRIFGPVARELRDRGFMKIISLAPEVL, encoded by the coding sequence ATGATCCAGCCTTATACTCGATTGCGAGTAGCAGATAACTCAGGGGCTCGCGAAATTTTATGTATCCGTGTTATGAAAGGCTCTGCCGCACGCTATGGTAATGTCGGTGATATTATTGTGGGAGCTGTTAAAGTTGCCACACCGAATATGCCCGTCAAAAAGAGCGAAGTCGTCAAGGCCGTTATCGTTCGTACAAAAAGTTCCAATCGTCGAATTGACGGTTCTACTGTGCGTTTCGATGATAATGCGTGCGTCCTGATTACACCTCAGTTGGAGCCGCGTGGAACCCGCATATTCGGACCGGTTGCGCGTGAACTTAGAGATCGTGGCTTCA